The Cervus elaphus chromosome 12, mCerEla1.1, whole genome shotgun sequence genome includes a region encoding these proteins:
- the SEMA6D gene encoding semaphorin-6D isoform X7 produces MRFFLPCAYMLLLLISQLRAVSFPEDDEPLNTVDYHYSRQYPVFRGRPSGNESQHRLDFQLMLKIRDTLYIAGRDQVYTVNLNEIPKTEVIPNKKLTWRSRQQDRENCAMKGKHKDECHNFIKVFVPRNDEMVFVCGTNAFNPMCRYYKLNTLEYDGEEISGLARCPFDARQTNVALFADGKLYSATVADFLASDAVIYRSMGDGSALRTIKYDSKWIKEPHFLHAIEYGNYVYFFFREIAVEHNNLGKAVYSRVARICKNDMGGSQRVLEKHWTSFLKARLNCSVPGDSFFYFDVLQSITDIIQINGIPTVVGVFTTQLNSIPGSAVCAFSMDDIEKVFKGRFKEQKTPDSVWTAVPEDKVPKPRPGCCAKHGLAEAYKTSIDFPDETLSFIKSHPLMDSAVPPIADEPWFTKTRIRYRLTAVAVDHSAGPHQNYTVIFVGSEAGVVLKVLAKTSPFSLNDSVLLEEIEAYNHAKCNAENEEDRKVISLQLDKDHHALYVAFSSCVIRIPLSRCERYGSCKKSCIASRDPYCGWLSQGACGRVSPAMLAGGFEQDTEYGNTAHLGDCHEILPTSTTPDYKIFGGPTSGVRWEVQSGESNQMVHMNVLITCVFAAFVLGAFIAGVAVYCYRDMFVRKNRKIHKDAESAQSCTDSSGSFAKLNGLFDSPVKEYQQNIDSPKLYSNLLTSRKELPPNGDTKSMVMDHRGQPPELAALPTPESTPVLHQKTLQAMKSHSEKAHGHGASRKETPQFFPSSPPPHSPLSHGHIPSAIVLPNATHDYNTSFSNSNAHKAEKKLQNIDHPLTKSSSKRDHRRSVDSRNTLNDLLKHLNDPNSNPKAIMGDIQMAHQTLMLDPVGPMSEVPPKVPNREASLYSPPSTLPRNSPTKRVDVPTTPGVPMTSLERQRGYHKNSSQRHSISAMPKNLSSPNGVLLSRQPSMNRGGYMPTPAGAKVDYIQGAPVSVHLQPSLSRQSSYTSNGTLPRTGLKRTPSLKPDVPPKPSFVPQTTSVRPLNKYTY; encoded by the exons ATGAGGTTCTTCCTGCCTTGTGCCTACATGCTGCTGCTCCTGATTTCCCAGTTGAGGGCAGTCAGCTTTCCTGAAGATGATGAACCCCTTAATACTGTGGACTATCACT ATTCAAGGCAATATCCGGTTTTTAGAGGACGCCCTTCAGGCAATGAATCACAGCACAGGCTGGACTTTCAGCTGATGTTGAAAATTCGAGACACACTTTATATTGCTGGCAG GGATCAAGTTTATACAGTAAACTTAAATGAAATCCCCAAAACAGAAGTAATACCAAACAAG AAACTGACATGGCGGTCAAGACAACAGGATCGAGAAAACTGTGCTATGAAAGGGAAGCATAAA GATGAATGCCACAACTTTATTAAAGTATTTGTTCCAAGAAACGATGAGATGGTTTTTGTTTGTGGCACCAATGCATTTAATCCCATGTGTAGATACTATAAG ttgAATACCTTAGAGTATGATGGAGAAGAAATTAGTGGCCTGGCAAGATGCCCATTTGATGCCAGACAAACTAATGTTGCCCTTTTTGCTG ATGGGAAGCTGTATTCTGCCACTGTGGCTGACTTCTTGGCCAGTGATGCTGTGATTTATCGAAGCATGGGTGATGGATCTGCTCTTCGTACGATTAAATATGATTCCAAATGGATCAAAG agCCACACTTCCTGCATGCCATAGAATATGGAAACTACgtctatttcttctttagagaaattgcTGTAGAACATAATAACTTAGGCAAG GCTGTCTATTCCCGTGTGGCCCGCATATGTAAAAACGACATGGGTGGCTCCCAGCGGGTCCTGGAGAAACACTGGACTTCGTTTCTGAAGGCTCGGCTTAACTGTTCCGTCCCTGGAGATTCCTTTTTCTACTTTGATGTTCTGCAGTCTATTACAGACATAATACAAATCAATGGCATTCCCACGGTGGTAGGGGTGTTTACCACACAGCTCAACAG CATTCCTGGTTCTGCAGTCTGTGCGTTTAGCATGGATGACATTGAAAAAGTATTCAAAGGACGGtttaaagaacagaaaactcCAGATTCCGTTTGGACAGCGGTCCCTGAAGACAAAGTACCAAAGCCAAG GCCTGGCTGTTGTGCAAAGCACGGTCTTGCCGAAGCTTATAAAACCTCCATCGATTTCCCGGATGAAACCCTGTCATTCATCAAATCCCACCCCCTGATGGACTCGGCCGTCCCACCCATCGCCGACGAGCCGTGGTTCACAAAGACTCGGATCAG GTACAGACTGACGGCCGTCGCCGTGGACCATTCTGCCGGACCCCACCAGAACTACACAGTCATCTTTGTTGGCTCAGAAGCTGGCGTGGTGCTTAAAGTTTTGGCGAAGACCAGCCCTTTCTCTTTGAATGACAGCGTGTTACTGGAAGAGATTGAAGCGTACAACCATGCAAA GTGCAATGCTGAAAATGAAGAGGACAGAAAGGTCATCTCATTACAGTTGGATAAAGACCATCATGCTTTATATGTGGCGTTCTCTAGCTGCGTTATCCGCATTCCCCTCAGTCGCTGTGAGCGTTATGGATCATGTAAAAA GTCTTGTATTGCATCTCGAGACCCATACTGTGGCTGGTTAAGCCAAGGGGCCTGTGGTCGAGTGAGCCCAGCGATGCT CGCTGGAGGATTTGAACAGGACACAGAATATGGCAACACGGCCCATCTAGGGGACTGCCACG AAATTTTGCCTACTTCAACTACACCAGATTACAAAATATTTGGCGGTCCAACATCTG GTGTACGATGGGAAGTCCAGTCTGGAGAGTCCAACCAGATGGTCCACATGAATGTCCTCATCACCTGTGTCTTTGCAGCTTTTGTCTTGGGTGCATTCATTGCAGGTGTGGCAGTCTACTGTTACCGTGACATGTTTGTTCGGAAAAACAGAAAGATCCATAAAGATGCAGAATCTGCCCAGTCATGCACAGACTCCAGTGGAAGTTTTGCCAAGCTGAATGGTCTCTTTGACAGCCCAGTCAAGGAATATCAACAGAATATTGATTCTCCCAAATTATATAGTAACCTGCTAACCAGTCGGAAAGAGCTGCCACCCAATGGAGATACAAAATCCATGGTCATGGACCATCGAGGCCAACCTCCAGAGCTGGCTGCTCTCCCCACACCTGAGTCTACACCCGTGCTTCACCAGAAGACCCTGCAGGCCATGAAGAGCCACTCAGAAAAGGCCCATGGCCATGGAGCTTCGAGGAAAGAAACCCCTCAGTTCTTTCCTTCTAGTCCTCCACCACATTCCCCACTAAGTCATGGGCATATCCCCAGTGCCATTGTTCTTCCTAATGCTACCCATGACTACAACACTTCTTTCTCAAACTCCAATGCTCACAAAGCTGAAAAGAAGCTTCAAAACATTGACCACCCTCTTACAAAGTCATCCAGTAAAAGAGATCACCGGCGTTCTGTGGATTCCAGAAATACCCTCAATGATCTCCTGAAGCATCTAAATGACCCAAATAGTAACCCCAAAGCCATCATGGGAGACATCCAGATGGCCCACCAGACCCTAATGCTGGACCCCGTGGGACCTATGTCTGAGGTCCCGCCCAAGGTCCCTAATCGCGAAGCATCTCTCTACTCTCCTCCCTCAACTCTTCCCAGAAATAGCCCAACCAAGAGAGTGGATGTTCCCACCACTCCTGGAGTTCCAATGACTTCTTTGGAAAGACAGAGGGGTTATCATAAAAATTCCTCCCAGAGGCACTCTATATCGGCTATGCCTAAAAACTTAAGTTCACCAAATGGTGTTTTGTTATCTAGACAGCCTAGTATGAACCGTGGGGGGTACATGCCCACCCCTGCAGGGGCAAAGGTGGACTATATTCAGGGAGCACCAGTGAGTGTTCACCTACAGCCTTCCCTCTCCAGACAGAGCAGCTACACCAGTAATGGCACCCTTCCCCGGACGGGACTAAAGAGGACACCGTCCTTAAAACCTGACGTGCCACCAAAGCCTTCATTTGTTCCTCAAACCACCTCTGTCAGACCACTGAACAAATACACTTACTAG
- the SEMA6D gene encoding semaphorin-6D isoform X8 — protein sequence MRFFLPCAYMLLLLISQLRAVSFPEDDEPLNTVDYHYSRQYPVFRGRPSGNESQHRLDFQLMLKIRDTLYIAGRDQVYTVNLNEIPKTEVIPNKKLTWRSRQQDRENCAMKGKHKDECHNFIKVFVPRNDEMVFVCGTNAFNPMCRYYKLNTLEYDGEEISGLARCPFDARQTNVALFADGKLYSATVADFLASDAVIYRSMGDGSALRTIKYDSKWIKEPHFLHAIEYGNYVYFFFREIAVEHNNLGKAVYSRVARICKNDMGGSQRVLEKHWTSFLKARLNCSVPGDSFFYFDVLQSITDIIQINGIPTVVGVFTTQLNSIPGSAVCAFSMDDIEKVFKGRFKEQKTPDSVWTAVPEDKVPKPRPGCCAKHGLAEAYKTSIDFPDETLSFIKSHPLMDSAVPPIADEPWFTKTRIRYRLTAVAVDHSAGPHQNYTVIFVGSEAGVVLKVLAKTSPFSLNDSVLLEEIEAYNHAKCNAENEEDRKVISLQLDKDHHALYVAFSSCVIRIPLSRCERYGSCKKSCIASRDPYCGWLSQGACGRVSPAMLLLTEDFFAFHNHSAGGFEQDTEYGNTAHLGDCHGVRWEVQSGESNQMVHMNVLITCVFAAFVLGAFIAGVAVYCYRDMFVRKNRKIHKDAESAQSCTDSSGSFAKLNGLFDSPVKEYQQNIDSPKLYSNLLTSRKELPPNGDTKSMVMDHRGQPPELAALPTPESTPVLHQKTLQAMKSHSEKAHGHGASRKETPQFFPSSPPPHSPLSHGHIPSAIVLPNATHDYNTSFSNSNAHKAEKKLQNIDHPLTKSSSKRDHRRSVDSRNTLNDLLKHLNDPNSNPKAIMGDIQMAHQTLMLDPVGPMSEVPPKVPNREASLYSPPSTLPRNSPTKRVDVPTTPGVPMTSLERQRGYHKNSSQRHSISAMPKNLSSPNGVLLSRQPSMNRGGYMPTPAGAKVDYIQGAPVSVHLQPSLSRQSSYTSNGTLPRTGLKRTPSLKPDVPPKPSFVPQTTSVRPLNKYTY from the exons ATGAGGTTCTTCCTGCCTTGTGCCTACATGCTGCTGCTCCTGATTTCCCAGTTGAGGGCAGTCAGCTTTCCTGAAGATGATGAACCCCTTAATACTGTGGACTATCACT ATTCAAGGCAATATCCGGTTTTTAGAGGACGCCCTTCAGGCAATGAATCACAGCACAGGCTGGACTTTCAGCTGATGTTGAAAATTCGAGACACACTTTATATTGCTGGCAG GGATCAAGTTTATACAGTAAACTTAAATGAAATCCCCAAAACAGAAGTAATACCAAACAAG AAACTGACATGGCGGTCAAGACAACAGGATCGAGAAAACTGTGCTATGAAAGGGAAGCATAAA GATGAATGCCACAACTTTATTAAAGTATTTGTTCCAAGAAACGATGAGATGGTTTTTGTTTGTGGCACCAATGCATTTAATCCCATGTGTAGATACTATAAG ttgAATACCTTAGAGTATGATGGAGAAGAAATTAGTGGCCTGGCAAGATGCCCATTTGATGCCAGACAAACTAATGTTGCCCTTTTTGCTG ATGGGAAGCTGTATTCTGCCACTGTGGCTGACTTCTTGGCCAGTGATGCTGTGATTTATCGAAGCATGGGTGATGGATCTGCTCTTCGTACGATTAAATATGATTCCAAATGGATCAAAG agCCACACTTCCTGCATGCCATAGAATATGGAAACTACgtctatttcttctttagagaaattgcTGTAGAACATAATAACTTAGGCAAG GCTGTCTATTCCCGTGTGGCCCGCATATGTAAAAACGACATGGGTGGCTCCCAGCGGGTCCTGGAGAAACACTGGACTTCGTTTCTGAAGGCTCGGCTTAACTGTTCCGTCCCTGGAGATTCCTTTTTCTACTTTGATGTTCTGCAGTCTATTACAGACATAATACAAATCAATGGCATTCCCACGGTGGTAGGGGTGTTTACCACACAGCTCAACAG CATTCCTGGTTCTGCAGTCTGTGCGTTTAGCATGGATGACATTGAAAAAGTATTCAAAGGACGGtttaaagaacagaaaactcCAGATTCCGTTTGGACAGCGGTCCCTGAAGACAAAGTACCAAAGCCAAG GCCTGGCTGTTGTGCAAAGCACGGTCTTGCCGAAGCTTATAAAACCTCCATCGATTTCCCGGATGAAACCCTGTCATTCATCAAATCCCACCCCCTGATGGACTCGGCCGTCCCACCCATCGCCGACGAGCCGTGGTTCACAAAGACTCGGATCAG GTACAGACTGACGGCCGTCGCCGTGGACCATTCTGCCGGACCCCACCAGAACTACACAGTCATCTTTGTTGGCTCAGAAGCTGGCGTGGTGCTTAAAGTTTTGGCGAAGACCAGCCCTTTCTCTTTGAATGACAGCGTGTTACTGGAAGAGATTGAAGCGTACAACCATGCAAA GTGCAATGCTGAAAATGAAGAGGACAGAAAGGTCATCTCATTACAGTTGGATAAAGACCATCATGCTTTATATGTGGCGTTCTCTAGCTGCGTTATCCGCATTCCCCTCAGTCGCTGTGAGCGTTATGGATCATGTAAAAA GTCTTGTATTGCATCTCGAGACCCATACTGTGGCTGGTTAAGCCAAGGGGCCTGTGGTCGAGTGAGCCCAGCGATGCT GCTGTTAACTGAAGACTTCTTTGCTTTCCATAACCACAGCGCTGGAGGATTTGAACAGGACACAGAATATGGCAACACGGCCCATCTAGGGGACTGCCACG GTGTACGATGGGAAGTCCAGTCTGGAGAGTCCAACCAGATGGTCCACATGAATGTCCTCATCACCTGTGTCTTTGCAGCTTTTGTCTTGGGTGCATTCATTGCAGGTGTGGCAGTCTACTGTTACCGTGACATGTTTGTTCGGAAAAACAGAAAGATCCATAAAGATGCAGAATCTGCCCAGTCATGCACAGACTCCAGTGGAAGTTTTGCCAAGCTGAATGGTCTCTTTGACAGCCCAGTCAAGGAATATCAACAGAATATTGATTCTCCCAAATTATATAGTAACCTGCTAACCAGTCGGAAAGAGCTGCCACCCAATGGAGATACAAAATCCATGGTCATGGACCATCGAGGCCAACCTCCAGAGCTGGCTGCTCTCCCCACACCTGAGTCTACACCCGTGCTTCACCAGAAGACCCTGCAGGCCATGAAGAGCCACTCAGAAAAGGCCCATGGCCATGGAGCTTCGAGGAAAGAAACCCCTCAGTTCTTTCCTTCTAGTCCTCCACCACATTCCCCACTAAGTCATGGGCATATCCCCAGTGCCATTGTTCTTCCTAATGCTACCCATGACTACAACACTTCTTTCTCAAACTCCAATGCTCACAAAGCTGAAAAGAAGCTTCAAAACATTGACCACCCTCTTACAAAGTCATCCAGTAAAAGAGATCACCGGCGTTCTGTGGATTCCAGAAATACCCTCAATGATCTCCTGAAGCATCTAAATGACCCAAATAGTAACCCCAAAGCCATCATGGGAGACATCCAGATGGCCCACCAGACCCTAATGCTGGACCCCGTGGGACCTATGTCTGAGGTCCCGCCCAAGGTCCCTAATCGCGAAGCATCTCTCTACTCTCCTCCCTCAACTCTTCCCAGAAATAGCCCAACCAAGAGAGTGGATGTTCCCACCACTCCTGGAGTTCCAATGACTTCTTTGGAAAGACAGAGGGGTTATCATAAAAATTCCTCCCAGAGGCACTCTATATCGGCTATGCCTAAAAACTTAAGTTCACCAAATGGTGTTTTGTTATCTAGACAGCCTAGTATGAACCGTGGGGGGTACATGCCCACCCCTGCAGGGGCAAAGGTGGACTATATTCAGGGAGCACCAGTGAGTGTTCACCTACAGCCTTCCCTCTCCAGACAGAGCAGCTACACCAGTAATGGCACCCTTCCCCGGACGGGACTAAAGAGGACACCGTCCTTAAAACCTGACGTGCCACCAAAGCCTTCATTTGTTCCTCAAACCACCTCTGTCAGACCACTGAACAAATACACTTACTAG
- the SEMA6D gene encoding semaphorin-6D isoform X9, translating into MRFFLPCAYMLLLLISQLRAVSFPEDDEPLNTVDYHYSRQYPVFRGRPSGNESQHRLDFQLMLKIRDTLYIAGRDQVYTVNLNEIPKTEVIPNKKLTWRSRQQDRENCAMKGKHKDECHNFIKVFVPRNDEMVFVCGTNAFNPMCRYYKLNTLEYDGEEISGLARCPFDARQTNVALFADGKLYSATVADFLASDAVIYRSMGDGSALRTIKYDSKWIKEPHFLHAIEYGNYVYFFFREIAVEHNNLGKAVYSRVARICKNDMGGSQRVLEKHWTSFLKARLNCSVPGDSFFYFDVLQSITDIIQINGIPTVVGVFTTQLNSIPGSAVCAFSMDDIEKVFKGRFKEQKTPDSVWTAVPEDKVPKPRPGCCAKHGLAEAYKTSIDFPDETLSFIKSHPLMDSAVPPIADEPWFTKTRIRYRLTAVAVDHSAGPHQNYTVIFVGSEAGVVLKVLAKTSPFSLNDSVLLEEIEAYNHAKCNAENEEDRKVISLQLDKDHHALYVAFSSCVIRIPLSRCERYGSCKKSCIASRDPYCGWLSQGACGRVSPAMLAGGFEQDTEYGNTAHLGDCHGVRWEVQSGESNQMVHMNVLITCVFAAFVLGAFIAGVAVYCYRDMFVRKNRKIHKDAESAQSCTDSSGSFAKLNGLFDSPVKEYQQNIDSPKLYSNLLTSRKELPPNGDTKSMVMDHRGQPPELAALPTPESTPVLHQKTLQAMKSHSEKAHGHGASRKETPQFFPSSPPPHSPLSHGHIPSAIVLPNATHDYNTSFSNSNAHKAEKKLQNIDHPLTKSSSKRDHRRSVDSRNTLNDLLKHLNDPNSNPKAIMGDIQMAHQTLMLDPVGPMSEVPPKVPNREASLYSPPSTLPRNSPTKRVDVPTTPGVPMTSLERQRGYHKNSSQRHSISAMPKNLSSPNGVLLSRQPSMNRGGYMPTPAGAKVDYIQGAPVSVHLQPSLSRQSSYTSNGTLPRTGLKRTPSLKPDVPPKPSFVPQTTSVRPLNKYTY; encoded by the exons ATGAGGTTCTTCCTGCCTTGTGCCTACATGCTGCTGCTCCTGATTTCCCAGTTGAGGGCAGTCAGCTTTCCTGAAGATGATGAACCCCTTAATACTGTGGACTATCACT ATTCAAGGCAATATCCGGTTTTTAGAGGACGCCCTTCAGGCAATGAATCACAGCACAGGCTGGACTTTCAGCTGATGTTGAAAATTCGAGACACACTTTATATTGCTGGCAG GGATCAAGTTTATACAGTAAACTTAAATGAAATCCCCAAAACAGAAGTAATACCAAACAAG AAACTGACATGGCGGTCAAGACAACAGGATCGAGAAAACTGTGCTATGAAAGGGAAGCATAAA GATGAATGCCACAACTTTATTAAAGTATTTGTTCCAAGAAACGATGAGATGGTTTTTGTTTGTGGCACCAATGCATTTAATCCCATGTGTAGATACTATAAG ttgAATACCTTAGAGTATGATGGAGAAGAAATTAGTGGCCTGGCAAGATGCCCATTTGATGCCAGACAAACTAATGTTGCCCTTTTTGCTG ATGGGAAGCTGTATTCTGCCACTGTGGCTGACTTCTTGGCCAGTGATGCTGTGATTTATCGAAGCATGGGTGATGGATCTGCTCTTCGTACGATTAAATATGATTCCAAATGGATCAAAG agCCACACTTCCTGCATGCCATAGAATATGGAAACTACgtctatttcttctttagagaaattgcTGTAGAACATAATAACTTAGGCAAG GCTGTCTATTCCCGTGTGGCCCGCATATGTAAAAACGACATGGGTGGCTCCCAGCGGGTCCTGGAGAAACACTGGACTTCGTTTCTGAAGGCTCGGCTTAACTGTTCCGTCCCTGGAGATTCCTTTTTCTACTTTGATGTTCTGCAGTCTATTACAGACATAATACAAATCAATGGCATTCCCACGGTGGTAGGGGTGTTTACCACACAGCTCAACAG CATTCCTGGTTCTGCAGTCTGTGCGTTTAGCATGGATGACATTGAAAAAGTATTCAAAGGACGGtttaaagaacagaaaactcCAGATTCCGTTTGGACAGCGGTCCCTGAAGACAAAGTACCAAAGCCAAG GCCTGGCTGTTGTGCAAAGCACGGTCTTGCCGAAGCTTATAAAACCTCCATCGATTTCCCGGATGAAACCCTGTCATTCATCAAATCCCACCCCCTGATGGACTCGGCCGTCCCACCCATCGCCGACGAGCCGTGGTTCACAAAGACTCGGATCAG GTACAGACTGACGGCCGTCGCCGTGGACCATTCTGCCGGACCCCACCAGAACTACACAGTCATCTTTGTTGGCTCAGAAGCTGGCGTGGTGCTTAAAGTTTTGGCGAAGACCAGCCCTTTCTCTTTGAATGACAGCGTGTTACTGGAAGAGATTGAAGCGTACAACCATGCAAA GTGCAATGCTGAAAATGAAGAGGACAGAAAGGTCATCTCATTACAGTTGGATAAAGACCATCATGCTTTATATGTGGCGTTCTCTAGCTGCGTTATCCGCATTCCCCTCAGTCGCTGTGAGCGTTATGGATCATGTAAAAA GTCTTGTATTGCATCTCGAGACCCATACTGTGGCTGGTTAAGCCAAGGGGCCTGTGGTCGAGTGAGCCCAGCGATGCT CGCTGGAGGATTTGAACAGGACACAGAATATGGCAACACGGCCCATCTAGGGGACTGCCACG GTGTACGATGGGAAGTCCAGTCTGGAGAGTCCAACCAGATGGTCCACATGAATGTCCTCATCACCTGTGTCTTTGCAGCTTTTGTCTTGGGTGCATTCATTGCAGGTGTGGCAGTCTACTGTTACCGTGACATGTTTGTTCGGAAAAACAGAAAGATCCATAAAGATGCAGAATCTGCCCAGTCATGCACAGACTCCAGTGGAAGTTTTGCCAAGCTGAATGGTCTCTTTGACAGCCCAGTCAAGGAATATCAACAGAATATTGATTCTCCCAAATTATATAGTAACCTGCTAACCAGTCGGAAAGAGCTGCCACCCAATGGAGATACAAAATCCATGGTCATGGACCATCGAGGCCAACCTCCAGAGCTGGCTGCTCTCCCCACACCTGAGTCTACACCCGTGCTTCACCAGAAGACCCTGCAGGCCATGAAGAGCCACTCAGAAAAGGCCCATGGCCATGGAGCTTCGAGGAAAGAAACCCCTCAGTTCTTTCCTTCTAGTCCTCCACCACATTCCCCACTAAGTCATGGGCATATCCCCAGTGCCATTGTTCTTCCTAATGCTACCCATGACTACAACACTTCTTTCTCAAACTCCAATGCTCACAAAGCTGAAAAGAAGCTTCAAAACATTGACCACCCTCTTACAAAGTCATCCAGTAAAAGAGATCACCGGCGTTCTGTGGATTCCAGAAATACCCTCAATGATCTCCTGAAGCATCTAAATGACCCAAATAGTAACCCCAAAGCCATCATGGGAGACATCCAGATGGCCCACCAGACCCTAATGCTGGACCCCGTGGGACCTATGTCTGAGGTCCCGCCCAAGGTCCCTAATCGCGAAGCATCTCTCTACTCTCCTCCCTCAACTCTTCCCAGAAATAGCCCAACCAAGAGAGTGGATGTTCCCACCACTCCTGGAGTTCCAATGACTTCTTTGGAAAGACAGAGGGGTTATCATAAAAATTCCTCCCAGAGGCACTCTATATCGGCTATGCCTAAAAACTTAAGTTCACCAAATGGTGTTTTGTTATCTAGACAGCCTAGTATGAACCGTGGGGGGTACATGCCCACCCCTGCAGGGGCAAAGGTGGACTATATTCAGGGAGCACCAGTGAGTGTTCACCTACAGCCTTCCCTCTCCAGACAGAGCAGCTACACCAGTAATGGCACCCTTCCCCGGACGGGACTAAAGAGGACACCGTCCTTAAAACCTGACGTGCCACCAAAGCCTTCATTTGTTCCTCAAACCACCTCTGTCAGACCACTGAACAAATACACTTACTAG